The following coding sequences lie in one Musa acuminata AAA Group cultivar baxijiao chromosome BXJ3-1, Cavendish_Baxijiao_AAA, whole genome shotgun sequence genomic window:
- the LOC103982589 gene encoding probable rhamnogalacturonate lyase B isoform X3, with the protein MDNGIVQLTLSKPRGCITGVKHHGVGNLLEVKNREDCRGYVVYWDVVWHPSDRHSGIFDIILGTEFDVVQQDANQVEVSFRTQWNPSHGGKLVPLNVDKRFVMLRGSSGFYTYAIYEHLQGWPDFNLAETRVAFKLRKDRFHYMAIADNRQRIMPMPEDRQPGRSQKLDYSEAVRLTNPINAALRGEVDDKYQYSIENKDSMVHGWISSDPSVGFWVITPSIEFKSGGPVKQDLTSHVGPTSLATFVSSHYAGDDILPRVRNGEYWKKVFGPVFIYLNSASTKSDPKLLWEDAKKQARVEEGSWPYKFPASKDFQKREQRGSVSGRLFVVDEYVAFHYVNGNAAFVGLASPGEAGSWQRESKGYQFWVRADAKGMFFIKNVRTGVYNLYAWVPGFIGDYKSSVNITVTSGNHINLGNLEYRPPRDGPTLWEIGIPDRSAAEFFVPDPYPCYINRLYVNHPDRFRQYGLWERYTDLYPDHDLMYTVGVSNYKKDWFYAHVTRMHGQASYQATTWQIKFRLNNVHRTGTYKLRLALASAVLSEIQVRFNNPIVQQPAHFTTGLIGRDNSIARHGIHGLYWLFSIDVDSSWLLKGDNIIFLTQTRSEMPFQGVMYDYIRLEAPA; encoded by the exons ATATGTAGT GTATTGGGATGTTGTTTGGCATCCATCAGATCGACATTCTGGCATATTTGATAT AATACTCGGAACAGAATTTGACGTAGTGCAGCAAGATGCAAACCAGGTTGAGGTCTCTTTCAGAACACAATGGAATCCCTCCCACGGAGGCAAGCTTGTGCCTTTAAACGTCGACAAAAG GTTTGTGATGCTGCGAGGCAGCTCAGGCTTCTACACCTACGCCATATATGAACACCTTCAAGGCTGGCCCGACTTCAATCTAGCAGAGACCAGGGTGGCTTTCAAGCTTAGAAAGGATAG GTTTCACTACATGGCCATTGCAGACAACAGACAAAGAATCATGCCCATGCCAGAAGATCGCCAGCCCGGAAGGTCACAGAAGTTGGATTACTCAGAAGCAGTCAGACTGACAAACCCAATTAATGCAGCCTTGAGAGGGGAG GTGGATGATAAATACCAGTATTCCATTGAGAACAAGGACAGTATGGTGCATGGATGGATTTCTTCTGATCCTTCCGTAGGGTTTTGGGTGATCACCCCAAGTATTGAGTTTAAGTCAGGAGGGCCTGTGAAGCAGGATCTGACATCTCATGTTGGTCCTACCTCCCTCGCT ACCTTTGTGAGTTCTCATTACGCCGGGGACGACATTTTGCCTAGAGTCAGAAATGGAGAATACTGGAAGAAGGTGTTTGGCCCTGTGTTCATTTACCTTAATTCTGCATCGACGAAATCGGATCCGAAGCTTCTCTGGGAGGACGCCAAGAAGCAG GCGCGGGTTGAAGAGGGAAGCTGGCCGTACAAGTTTCCTGCTTCAAAGGACTTCCAAAAGAGGGAGCAAAGAGGCTCTGTTTCCGGCAGACTATTTGTTGTAGACGAGTATGTAGCATTT CATTACGTAAATGGGAATGCTGCTTTTGTTGGTTTGGCTTCACCAGGAGAAGCAGGATCTTGGCAGAGAGAAAGCAAG GGATACCAGTTCTGGGTAAGAGCAGATGCTAAGGGAATGTTCTTCATCAAGAACGTCAGAACTGGAGTGTACAACCTTTATGCATGGGTTCCTGGTTTTATTGGGGACTACAAATCTAGCGTAAACATAACCGTAACCTCCG GAAATCACATCAATCTGGGTAACCTTGAATATAGGCCACCAAGAGATGGGCCGACCTTGTGGGAGATTGGCATTCCTGATCGATCCGCTGCGGAGTTCTTCGTCCCAGATCCTTATCCTTGCTACATCAACAGACTCTATGTGAATCATCCTGATAG GTTTAGGCAGTACGGGTTGTGGGAGAGATACACAGATCTGTATCCTGATCATGATCTGATGTATACAGTTGGCGTCAGCAACTACAAGAAAGACTGGTTCTACGCACACGTTACCAG GATGCATGGGCAGGCTTCCTATCAGGCAACTACATGGCAGATAAAGTTTCGACTCAATAATGTACACCGGACTGGAACTTACAAGCTTAGACTGGCACTTGCATCTGCCGTATTATCTGAGATACAA GTTCGATTCAACAACCCAATAGTGCAGCAACCTGCTCACTTCACGACAGGGCTAATTGGGAGAGACAACTCGATCGCCCGACACGGAATCCATGGGTTGTACTGGTTGTTCAGCATCGATGTGGATAGCAGTTGGCTTCTTAAAGGCGACAACATCATCTTCTTAACTCAGACACGGTCTGAAATGCCTTTTCAAGGAGTCATGTACGACTACATTCGATTGGAAGCTCCCGCATGA
- the LOC103982589 gene encoding probable rhamnogalacturonate lyase B isoform X4: MKISINRILGTEFDVVQQDANQVEVSFRTQWNPSHGGKLVPLNVDKRFVMLRGSSGFYTYAIYEHLQGWPDFNLAETRVAFKLRKDRFHYMAIADNRQRIMPMPEDRQPGRSQKLDYSEAVRLTNPINAALRGEVDDKYQYSIENKDSMVHGWISSDPSVGFWVITPSIEFKSGGPVKQDLTSHVGPTSLATFVSSHYAGDDILPRVRNGEYWKKVFGPVFIYLNSASTKSDPKLLWEDAKKQARVEEGSWPYKFPASKDFQKREQRGSVSGRLFVVDEYVAFHYVNGNAAFVGLASPGEAGSWQRESKGYQFWVRADAKGMFFIKNVRTGVYNLYAWVPGFIGDYKSSVNITVTSGNHINLGNLEYRPPRDGPTLWEIGIPDRSAAEFFVPDPYPCYINRLYVNHPDRFRQYGLWERYTDLYPDHDLMYTVGVSNYKKDWFYAHVTRMHGQASYQATTWQIKFRLNNVHRTGTYKLRLALASAVLSEIQVRFNNPIVQQPAHFTTGLIGRDNSIARHGIHGLYWLFSIDVDSSWLLKGDNIIFLTQTRSEMPFQGVMYDYIRLEAPA, encoded by the exons atgaaaatatctataaatag AATACTCGGAACAGAATTTGACGTAGTGCAGCAAGATGCAAACCAGGTTGAGGTCTCTTTCAGAACACAATGGAATCCCTCCCACGGAGGCAAGCTTGTGCCTTTAAACGTCGACAAAAG GTTTGTGATGCTGCGAGGCAGCTCAGGCTTCTACACCTACGCCATATATGAACACCTTCAAGGCTGGCCCGACTTCAATCTAGCAGAGACCAGGGTGGCTTTCAAGCTTAGAAAGGATAG GTTTCACTACATGGCCATTGCAGACAACAGACAAAGAATCATGCCCATGCCAGAAGATCGCCAGCCCGGAAGGTCACAGAAGTTGGATTACTCAGAAGCAGTCAGACTGACAAACCCAATTAATGCAGCCTTGAGAGGGGAG GTGGATGATAAATACCAGTATTCCATTGAGAACAAGGACAGTATGGTGCATGGATGGATTTCTTCTGATCCTTCCGTAGGGTTTTGGGTGATCACCCCAAGTATTGAGTTTAAGTCAGGAGGGCCTGTGAAGCAGGATCTGACATCTCATGTTGGTCCTACCTCCCTCGCT ACCTTTGTGAGTTCTCATTACGCCGGGGACGACATTTTGCCTAGAGTCAGAAATGGAGAATACTGGAAGAAGGTGTTTGGCCCTGTGTTCATTTACCTTAATTCTGCATCGACGAAATCGGATCCGAAGCTTCTCTGGGAGGACGCCAAGAAGCAG GCGCGGGTTGAAGAGGGAAGCTGGCCGTACAAGTTTCCTGCTTCAAAGGACTTCCAAAAGAGGGAGCAAAGAGGCTCTGTTTCCGGCAGACTATTTGTTGTAGACGAGTATGTAGCATTT CATTACGTAAATGGGAATGCTGCTTTTGTTGGTTTGGCTTCACCAGGAGAAGCAGGATCTTGGCAGAGAGAAAGCAAG GGATACCAGTTCTGGGTAAGAGCAGATGCTAAGGGAATGTTCTTCATCAAGAACGTCAGAACTGGAGTGTACAACCTTTATGCATGGGTTCCTGGTTTTATTGGGGACTACAAATCTAGCGTAAACATAACCGTAACCTCCG GAAATCACATCAATCTGGGTAACCTTGAATATAGGCCACCAAGAGATGGGCCGACCTTGTGGGAGATTGGCATTCCTGATCGATCCGCTGCGGAGTTCTTCGTCCCAGATCCTTATCCTTGCTACATCAACAGACTCTATGTGAATCATCCTGATAG GTTTAGGCAGTACGGGTTGTGGGAGAGATACACAGATCTGTATCCTGATCATGATCTGATGTATACAGTTGGCGTCAGCAACTACAAGAAAGACTGGTTCTACGCACACGTTACCAG GATGCATGGGCAGGCTTCCTATCAGGCAACTACATGGCAGATAAAGTTTCGACTCAATAATGTACACCGGACTGGAACTTACAAGCTTAGACTGGCACTTGCATCTGCCGTATTATCTGAGATACAA GTTCGATTCAACAACCCAATAGTGCAGCAACCTGCTCACTTCACGACAGGGCTAATTGGGAGAGACAACTCGATCGCCCGACACGGAATCCATGGGTTGTACTGGTTGTTCAGCATCGATGTGGATAGCAGTTGGCTTCTTAAAGGCGACAACATCATCTTCTTAACTCAGACACGGTCTGAAATGCCTTTTCAAGGAGTCATGTACGACTACATTCGATTGGAAGCTCCCGCATGA
- the LOC103982589 gene encoding probable rhamnogalacturonate lyase B isoform X2 — MDNGIVQLTLSKPRGCITGVKHHGVGNLLEVKNREDCRGYWDVVWHPSDRHSGIFDIILGTEFDVVQQDANQVEVSFRTQWNPSHGGKLVPLNVDKRFVMLRGSSGFYTYAIYEHLQGWPDFNLAETRVAFKLRKDRFHYMAIADNRQRIMPMPEDRQPGRSQKLDYSEAVRLTNPINAALRGEVDDKYQYSIENKDSMVHGWISSDPSVGFWVITPSIEFKSGGPVKQDLTSHVGPTSLATFVSSHYAGDDILPRVRNGEYWKKVFGPVFIYLNSASTKSDPKLLWEDAKKQARVEEGSWPYKFPASKDFQKREQRGSVSGRLFVVDEYVAFHYVNGNAAFVGLASPGEAGSWQRESKGYQFWVRADAKGMFFIKNVRTGVYNLYAWVPGFIGDYKSSVNITVTSGNHINLGNLEYRPPRDGPTLWEIGIPDRSAAEFFVPDPYPCYINRLYVNHPDRFRQYGLWERYTDLYPDHDLMYTVGVSNYKKDWFYAHVTRMHGQASYQATTWQIKFRLNNVHRTGTYKLRLALASAVLSEIQVRFNNPIVQQPAHFTTGLIGRDNSIARHGIHGLYWLFSIDVDSSWLLKGDNIIFLTQTRSEMPFQGVMYDYIRLEAPA, encoded by the exons GTATTGGGATGTTGTTTGGCATCCATCAGATCGACATTCTGGCATATTTGATAT AATACTCGGAACAGAATTTGACGTAGTGCAGCAAGATGCAAACCAGGTTGAGGTCTCTTTCAGAACACAATGGAATCCCTCCCACGGAGGCAAGCTTGTGCCTTTAAACGTCGACAAAAG GTTTGTGATGCTGCGAGGCAGCTCAGGCTTCTACACCTACGCCATATATGAACACCTTCAAGGCTGGCCCGACTTCAATCTAGCAGAGACCAGGGTGGCTTTCAAGCTTAGAAAGGATAG GTTTCACTACATGGCCATTGCAGACAACAGACAAAGAATCATGCCCATGCCAGAAGATCGCCAGCCCGGAAGGTCACAGAAGTTGGATTACTCAGAAGCAGTCAGACTGACAAACCCAATTAATGCAGCCTTGAGAGGGGAG GTGGATGATAAATACCAGTATTCCATTGAGAACAAGGACAGTATGGTGCATGGATGGATTTCTTCTGATCCTTCCGTAGGGTTTTGGGTGATCACCCCAAGTATTGAGTTTAAGTCAGGAGGGCCTGTGAAGCAGGATCTGACATCTCATGTTGGTCCTACCTCCCTCGCT ACCTTTGTGAGTTCTCATTACGCCGGGGACGACATTTTGCCTAGAGTCAGAAATGGAGAATACTGGAAGAAGGTGTTTGGCCCTGTGTTCATTTACCTTAATTCTGCATCGACGAAATCGGATCCGAAGCTTCTCTGGGAGGACGCCAAGAAGCAG GCGCGGGTTGAAGAGGGAAGCTGGCCGTACAAGTTTCCTGCTTCAAAGGACTTCCAAAAGAGGGAGCAAAGAGGCTCTGTTTCCGGCAGACTATTTGTTGTAGACGAGTATGTAGCATTT CATTACGTAAATGGGAATGCTGCTTTTGTTGGTTTGGCTTCACCAGGAGAAGCAGGATCTTGGCAGAGAGAAAGCAAG GGATACCAGTTCTGGGTAAGAGCAGATGCTAAGGGAATGTTCTTCATCAAGAACGTCAGAACTGGAGTGTACAACCTTTATGCATGGGTTCCTGGTTTTATTGGGGACTACAAATCTAGCGTAAACATAACCGTAACCTCCG GAAATCACATCAATCTGGGTAACCTTGAATATAGGCCACCAAGAGATGGGCCGACCTTGTGGGAGATTGGCATTCCTGATCGATCCGCTGCGGAGTTCTTCGTCCCAGATCCTTATCCTTGCTACATCAACAGACTCTATGTGAATCATCCTGATAG GTTTAGGCAGTACGGGTTGTGGGAGAGATACACAGATCTGTATCCTGATCATGATCTGATGTATACAGTTGGCGTCAGCAACTACAAGAAAGACTGGTTCTACGCACACGTTACCAG GATGCATGGGCAGGCTTCCTATCAGGCAACTACATGGCAGATAAAGTTTCGACTCAATAATGTACACCGGACTGGAACTTACAAGCTTAGACTGGCACTTGCATCTGCCGTATTATCTGAGATACAA GTTCGATTCAACAACCCAATAGTGCAGCAACCTGCTCACTTCACGACAGGGCTAATTGGGAGAGACAACTCGATCGCCCGACACGGAATCCATGGGTTGTACTGGTTGTTCAGCATCGATGTGGATAGCAGTTGGCTTCTTAAAGGCGACAACATCATCTTCTTAACTCAGACACGGTCTGAAATGCCTTTTCAAGGAGTCATGTACGACTACATTCGATTGGAAGCTCCCGCATGA
- the LOC103982589 gene encoding probable rhamnogalacturonate lyase B isoform X1 yields the protein MDNGIVQLTLSKPRGCITGVKHHGVGNLLEVKNREDCRGYWDVVWNRSDPDSGIFDIILGTEFDVVQQDANQVEVSFRTQWNPSHGGKLVPLNVDKRFVMLRGSSGFYTYAIYEHLQGWPDFNLAETRVAFKLRKDRFHYMAIADNRQRIMPMPEDRQPGRSQKLDYSEAVRLTNPINAALRGEVDDKYQYSIENKDSMVHGWISSDPSVGFWVITPSIEFKSGGPVKQDLTSHVGPTSLATFVSSHYAGDDILPRVRNGEYWKKVFGPVFIYLNSASTKSDPKLLWEDAKKQARVEEGSWPYKFPASKDFQKREQRGSVSGRLFVVDEYVAFHYVNGNAAFVGLASPGEAGSWQRESKGYQFWVRADAKGMFFIKNVRTGVYNLYAWVPGFIGDYKSSVNITVTSGNHINLGNLEYRPPRDGPTLWEIGIPDRSAAEFFVPDPYPCYINRLYVNHPDRFRQYGLWERYTDLYPDHDLMYTVGVSNYKKDWFYAHVTRMHGQASYQATTWQIKFRLNNVHRTGTYKLRLALASAVLSEIQVRFNNPIVQQPAHFTTGLIGRDNSIARHGIHGLYWLFSIDVDSSWLLKGDNIIFLTQTRSEMPFQGVMYDYIRLEAPA from the exons AATACTCGGAACAGAATTTGACGTAGTGCAGCAAGATGCAAACCAGGTTGAGGTCTCTTTCAGAACACAATGGAATCCCTCCCACGGAGGCAAGCTTGTGCCTTTAAACGTCGACAAAAG GTTTGTGATGCTGCGAGGCAGCTCAGGCTTCTACACCTACGCCATATATGAACACCTTCAAGGCTGGCCCGACTTCAATCTAGCAGAGACCAGGGTGGCTTTCAAGCTTAGAAAGGATAG GTTTCACTACATGGCCATTGCAGACAACAGACAAAGAATCATGCCCATGCCAGAAGATCGCCAGCCCGGAAGGTCACAGAAGTTGGATTACTCAGAAGCAGTCAGACTGACAAACCCAATTAATGCAGCCTTGAGAGGGGAG GTGGATGATAAATACCAGTATTCCATTGAGAACAAGGACAGTATGGTGCATGGATGGATTTCTTCTGATCCTTCCGTAGGGTTTTGGGTGATCACCCCAAGTATTGAGTTTAAGTCAGGAGGGCCTGTGAAGCAGGATCTGACATCTCATGTTGGTCCTACCTCCCTCGCT ACCTTTGTGAGTTCTCATTACGCCGGGGACGACATTTTGCCTAGAGTCAGAAATGGAGAATACTGGAAGAAGGTGTTTGGCCCTGTGTTCATTTACCTTAATTCTGCATCGACGAAATCGGATCCGAAGCTTCTCTGGGAGGACGCCAAGAAGCAG GCGCGGGTTGAAGAGGGAAGCTGGCCGTACAAGTTTCCTGCTTCAAAGGACTTCCAAAAGAGGGAGCAAAGAGGCTCTGTTTCCGGCAGACTATTTGTTGTAGACGAGTATGTAGCATTT CATTACGTAAATGGGAATGCTGCTTTTGTTGGTTTGGCTTCACCAGGAGAAGCAGGATCTTGGCAGAGAGAAAGCAAG GGATACCAGTTCTGGGTAAGAGCAGATGCTAAGGGAATGTTCTTCATCAAGAACGTCAGAACTGGAGTGTACAACCTTTATGCATGGGTTCCTGGTTTTATTGGGGACTACAAATCTAGCGTAAACATAACCGTAACCTCCG GAAATCACATCAATCTGGGTAACCTTGAATATAGGCCACCAAGAGATGGGCCGACCTTGTGGGAGATTGGCATTCCTGATCGATCCGCTGCGGAGTTCTTCGTCCCAGATCCTTATCCTTGCTACATCAACAGACTCTATGTGAATCATCCTGATAG GTTTAGGCAGTACGGGTTGTGGGAGAGATACACAGATCTGTATCCTGATCATGATCTGATGTATACAGTTGGCGTCAGCAACTACAAGAAAGACTGGTTCTACGCACACGTTACCAG GATGCATGGGCAGGCTTCCTATCAGGCAACTACATGGCAGATAAAGTTTCGACTCAATAATGTACACCGGACTGGAACTTACAAGCTTAGACTGGCACTTGCATCTGCCGTATTATCTGAGATACAA GTTCGATTCAACAACCCAATAGTGCAGCAACCTGCTCACTTCACGACAGGGCTAATTGGGAGAGACAACTCGATCGCCCGACACGGAATCCATGGGTTGTACTGGTTGTTCAGCATCGATGTGGATAGCAGTTGGCTTCTTAAAGGCGACAACATCATCTTCTTAACTCAGACACGGTCTGAAATGCCTTTTCAAGGAGTCATGTACGACTACATTCGATTGGAAGCTCCCGCATGA
- the LOC135628552 gene encoding probable rhamnogalacturonate lyase B, protein MDLQVVLDNGIVQLTLSKPGGSITGVKYHGLDNVMEVKNWEDGRGYWDLVWNPSDRDPGIFQIILGTEFNVVQQDANQVEVSFRTQWDPSHGGKLVPLNIDKRFVMLRGSSGFYTYAIYEHLQGWPDFNLGETRVAFKLRKDMFHYMAIADNRQRIMPMPEDREAGRSRRLGYAEAVRLTNPINADLRGEVDDKYQYSSENKGSMVHGWISSDPSVGFWVITPSNEFKSGGPVKQDLTSHAGPTSLAIFVSSHYTGDDIVPRVRNGEYWKKVFGPVFIYLNSASTKSDPKLLWEDAKKQARVEEGSWPYKFPASKDFQKSEQRGSVSGRLLVVDEPANNDSVNGNAAFVGLASPGEAGSWQRDSKGYQFWVRADVEGNFYIKNVRTGVYNLYAWVPGFIGDYKSSVNITVTSGNHIDLGNLVYRPPRDGPTLWEIGIPDRSAAEFFVPDPNPKYINRLYVNHPDGFRQYGLWARYADLYPDQDLMYTVGVSDYKKDWFYAHVTRKNGQASYQATTWQIKFPLNNVHRNGTYKLRLALASAALSEIQVRFNNPIVQQPAHFTTGLIGRDNSIARHGIHGLYWLFSIDVDSSWLLEGDNIIFLTQTRSVSPFQGVMYDYIRLEAPA, encoded by the exons ATGGATTTGCAGGTTGTGTTGGACAATGGCATCGTCCAACTCACGTTGTCGAAGCCCGGTGGTTCCATTACGGGAGTCAAATACCATGGACTTGATAATGTAATGGAAGTTAAGAACTGGGAAGACGGTAGAGG GTATTGGGATCTTGTTTGGAATCCATCAGATCGAGATCCAGGCATATTTCAGAT AATACTCGGAACAGAATTTAACGTAGTGCAGCAAGATGCAAACCAGGTTGAGGTCTCTTTCAGAACACAATGGGATCCCTCCCACGGAGGCAAGCTTGTGCCTTTAAACATCGACAAAAG GTTTGTGATGTTGCGAGGCAGCTCAGGCTTCTACACCTACGCCATATATGAACACCTTCAAGGCTGGCCCGACTTCAATCTAGGAGAGACCAGGGTGGCTTTCAAGCTTAGGAAGGATAT GTTTCACTACATGGCCATTGCAGACAACAGACAGAGAATCATGCCCATGCCAGAAGATCGCGAGGCCGGAAGGTCACGGAGGTTGGGTTACGCAGAAGCAGTCAGACTCACTAACCCAATTAATGCAGACTTGAGAGGGGAG GTGGATGATAAATACCAGTATTCCAGTGAGAACAAGGGCAGTATGGTGCATGGATGGATTTCTTCTGATCCTTCCGTAGGGTTTTGGGTGATCACCCCAAGTAATGAGTTTAAGTCAGGAGGGCCTGTGAAGCAGGATCTGACATCTCATGCTGGTCCTACCTCCCTCGCT ATCTTTGTGAGTTCTCATTACACCGGGGACGACATTGTGCCTAGAGTCAGAAACGGAGAATACTGGAAGAAGGTGTTTGGCCCTGTGTTCATTTACCTTAATTCTGCATCGACGAAATCGGATCCCAAGCTTCTCTGGGAGGACGCCAAGAAGCAG GCGCGGGTTGAAGAGGGAAGCTGGCCGTACAAATTTCCTGCTTCAAAGGACTTCCAAAAGAGCGAGCAAAGAGGCTCTGTTTCCGGTAGACTACTCGTTGTAGACGA GCCCGCCAATAACGATTCCGTAAATGGGAATGCTGCTTTTGTTGGTTTGGCTTCACCAGGAGAAGCAGGATCTTGGCAGAGAGATAGCAAG GGATACCAATTCTGGGTAAGAGCAGACGTTGAAGGCAACTTCTACATCAAGAACGTCAGAACTGGAGTGTACAACCTTTATGCATGGGTTCCTGGTTTTATTGGGGACTACAAATCTAGTGTAAACATAACCGTAACCTCCG GAAATCACATCGATCTGGGTAACCTTGTATATAGGCCACCAAGAGATGGGCCAACCTTGTGGGAGATCGGCATTCCCGATCGCTCCGCCGCGGAGTTCTTCGTCCCAGATCCTAATCCTAAATATATCAACAGACTCTATGTGAATCATCCTGATGG GTTTAGGCAGTACGGGTTGTGGGCGAGATACGCAGATCTGTATCCTGATCAAGATCTGATGTATACAGTCGGCGTCAGCGACTACAAGAAAGACTGGTTCTACGCACACGTTACCAG GAAGAATGGGCAGGCTTCCTATCAGGCAACTACATGGCAGATAAAGTTTCCACTCAATAATGTACACCGGAATGGAACTTACAAGCTTCGACTGGCACTTGCATCTGCCGCATTATCTGAGATACAA GTTCGATTCAACAACCCAATAGTGCAGCAGCCTGCTCACTTCACGACCGGGCTAATTGGGAGAGACAACTCGATCGCCCGACACGGAATCCATGGGTTGTACTGGTTGTTCAGCATCGATGTGGATAGCAGTTGGCTTCTTGAAGGCGACAACATCATCTTCTTAACCCAGACGCGGTCTGTAAGCCCTTTTCAAGGAGTCATGTACGACTACATCCGATTGGAAGCTCCCGCATGA
- the LOC103989061 gene encoding probable rhamnogalacturonate lyase B, which translates to MLRGSSGFYTYAIYEHLQGWPDFNLGETRVVFKLRKDKFHHMAIADNRQRIMPMPDDRRDGRSHKLGYPEAVRLIDPTNAALRGEVDDKYQYSSENKDSLVHGWISSDPSVGFWVITPSNEFKSGGPVRQDLTSHVGPTALSMFVSSHYSGVDTVPKFRNGEYWKKVFGPVFIYLNSAPDKSDPKLLWEDAQKQMQVEVEKWPYDFPASEDFHKSEQRGSVSGRLLVLDKHISKEYINGNAAFVGLASPGEAGSWQRESKGYQFWVKADVNGNFFIKNVRTGVYNLYAWVPGFIGDYKSSLNITVTSGNLINLGSLVYNPPRDGPTLWEIGIPDRSAAEFFVPDPDPKHTNRLYVDHSDRFRQYGLWERYADLYPDGDLIYTIGVSDYRKDWFYAQVTRKDGQGSHQATTWQIRFRLDSVHPNGPYKLRVALAAAHLSELQVRFNNPRVQPAHFTTRLIGRDNSIARQGIHGLYWLFSIDVESSWLLEGDNIIFLTQTRCQSPFQGVMYDYIRMEAPADSVASTDDVVE; encoded by the exons ATGTTGCGAGGCAGCTCAGGCTTCTACACCTACGCCATATATGAACACCTTCAAGGCTGGCCCGACTTCAATCTAGGAGAGACCAGGGTGGTTTTCAAACTTAGAAAGGACAA GTTTCACCACATGGCCATTGCAGACAACAGGCAAAGAATCATGCCAATGCCTGATGATCGCAGGGACGGAAGGTCACACAAGTTAGGATACCCTGAAGCAGTCCGACTCATTGATCCAACCAATGCAGCCTTGAGAGGGGAG GTGGATGACAAATACCAGTATTCCAGTGAGAACAAGGACAGTTTGGTGCATGGATGGATTTCTTCTGATCCTTCCGTAGGGTTTTGGGTGATCACCCCAAGCAATGAGTTTAAGTCAGGAGGACCTGTGAGGCAGGATCTGACATCTCATGTTGGTCCTACCGCCCTTTCT ATGTTCGTGAGCTCTCATTACTCCGGGGTGGACACTGTGCCTAAATTCAGGAACGGAGAATACTGGAAGAAGGTGTTTGGCCCTGTGTTCATATATCTTAATTCTGCTCCGGACAAATCGGATCCAAAGCTTCTTTGGGAAGACGCCCAGAAGCAG ATGCAGGTTGAAGTGGAGAAGTGGCCGTACGACTTTCCTGCTTCAGAGGACTTCCACAAGAGCGAGCAGAGAGGCTCTGTTTCTGGTAGACTACTTGTTCTAGACAA GCACATCAGTAAGGAATACATAAATGGGAATGCTGCTTTTGTTGGTTTGGCTTCACCAGGAGAAGCCGGATCTTGGCAGAGAGAAAGCAAG GGATACCAGTTCTGGGTGAAAGCAGACGTTAACGGCAACTTCTTCATCAAGAACGTCAGAACTGGAGTGTACAACCTTTATGCATGGGTTCCTGGTTTTATTGGGGACTACAAATCTAGTCTAAACATAACCGTAACGTCAG GAAACCTCATCAATCTGGGTAGTCTTGTGTATAATCCACCAAGAGATGGGCCAACCTTGTGGGAGATCGGCATTCCCGATCGCTCCGCCGCGGAGTTCTTCGTCCCAGATCCTGACCCTAAACATACCAACAGACTCTATGTGGATCATTCTGATAG GTTCAGGCAGTATGGGTTGTGGGAGAGATACGCAGATCTGTATCCTGATGGAGATCTGATCTATACAATTGGTGTCAGTGACTACAGGAAAGACTGGTTCTACGCACAAGTTACCAG GAAGGATGGGCAGGGTTCCCATCAGGCAACTACATGGCAGATAAGGTTTCGACTCGATAGTGTGCATCCGAATGGACCTTACAAGCTTCGAGTGGCGCTTGCAGCTGCCCACCTATCCGAGCTACAA GTTCGATTCAACAACCCAAGAGTGCAGCCTGCACACTTCACGACAAGGCTAATTGGGAGAGACAACTCGATCGCCAGACAAGGAATCCATGGGTTGTACTGGTTGTTCAGCATCGATGTAGAGAGCAGTTGGCTTCTTGAAGGCGACAACATCATCTTCTTAACCCAGACGCGGTGCCAAAGCCCTTTTCAAGGAGTCATGTACGACTACATCCGAATGGAAGCTCCCGCAGACAGTGTTGCAAGCACAGATGATGTTGTTGAATGA